The sequence ACAGTACTGTCAACTCCCGAAGAAGAATTAGTAATTGTTCCACCAGTTGTTGCCGAAGAGCCGCTTCCAACTCTTATTCTTAAAACATGCGTGGTTGCATTGTAGTCGACTTCGTCATCGCTTGAGGCATCTGTTTTAGAGCCTGTACCCGATCCATACACTATAGAAGTTGAGTTAGCTATATACGATACACGGGGATCGAGTGAGCATGTAATAATAGAATTAATGGCATTGTCTGTGCCGACATTATTTCCTGTTGCTCTGTAACGCACAATATCACCAGGCGCAAGACTACCTCCGTTCACATCAGACGCACTTAAGGTTACTCTAAGATCCGGCTCCTGCGAATCGATCGCAGATGTTAGAACCTGTGCCAGGTAATTATCTGTTGCTGTTGTTAACTGAACAGTAGCCGTTGTTGCGCTGTTATTCAAATAAGGAGTCAACACAGGTGTATTAAGCGGAACAAAAATATCTGCATCGTAACCGGTGGTATTTAACACCGAAGGATTTCTAAAACTGCTGCTGATTCCATTGTTAGTGGCAGTGCTGTTAAACACATCACCTAGGGGATTTGAAATATCAACCAGGGGGGTAAAGAGTAAGCTTCCGTTAAACGAAATGCCATCTGTTCCGCTTCCTCTGTCACCATCATGACTATAAACACCAATTTCAAATGAAGGAGTTAACACTGCCGGAGTTAAAAACCCCGAGATGGGAATATTGATCAAAGGAGATAAAGCTGAAACATACGCCAGACCATTATAAACATTCAGATGGCGCATTGTCATTGCGTCGTTCTTATAAACAACAACAAGATTCCAGCTTCCAAAAACATTTGCCAATCCCACAGAGGATGAAGGAATATCTGCAACTGTTATGGTGGCATTACCTGTGGCACCCGCCAGTAAGGCAGTTACATCCGCATAGCAGTGGTAAGAGTTAAAACCGGTTGTATTGGCCAGAGACGATGTAGAAACTACATTCTGATAAGACCCACTGTTTACCTTTAGTTTAATCTGGTTGTAACCAGGGGTAGTATTGTCAGATGCTCCCCAAAATAAAAAAGCTTTCGTTATTTGTGAACACGAAGGTAAATTAAGTGCATCCGAGCTTGACATAAATGTAGTTGCATCTCCATCAATATCAATATATGCAGCCGTGTAATTGTTATTAGTTGTAGTACCAAGGAGCGGAAGTTCCTGAGATGCAACCTGGCAGGTTCCTGTAGCCGTTGAAGGGTCGGCCGAACATCCCAGCGCAGAGTTAGAAAGAAATACGATTCCACCTTTCTGGTGTGTTTGATAAATACTCGAAAAAGGCGTTACTATCTGGGCTTTTGTAAAAAGAAAAGCATGCAACATTAAAAATAGCGCACTTGTTTTTAGGTAATGTTTTATCATGAAGATGATTTTATAAGATCAACGTTAAAGTTCTAGAGGCACTACCACGTATGTTAATTTTATGCCAAAAAATCAAAAATTGATATTATTTAACCCTCCTTGCTCGCCACGCATAAGGCTATGTAGGCCCTCCACGGTTTTTCAGATGGGAGAATAATTGCCGAAGCTGGGATCAGAAGTCAAACACGTAAAGAGTGGGAAGTATTTTTCCCAAAACAGGAATCAAGGATATCTACTTTATTTTTTGCAGAAGGCGGTCCAGATTCGCAAACAACAGGTCGTTTGCTGACTGATGATAAGAAGACAGATTTTTTTTAAAAAGCGGAAGATCAAAAAGAAAAGCTTTTAAATTATCAGGGTGAAGATCTTTAAAGTGCCTTCCATATCCGAGCCGTTCAATATAAGCTGCATTCATCCATTGCTCAAATTGATTTTGAATTGGAAAAGAATAAATGGGTTTCTTTAAATAAACGGCTTCACTTATAAATGAAAACCCGCCATTAGCAACCACCGCTTTTGCCGAAGCTAAATCGCTGATAAATCCCTGTTCGCTGAAAGATTTAAAAACAACATTTCCATCTGTTTCATCCTGGTTCATACCATAAACATAAAATACTTCAGATGGAATTTTATGTAAAATTTCGCGAACTGTTTTTAAACTGCTACTAGTCTGATACATTAAAATATGGTTCCCTTCACTTGTTTTTTCTTGCTGAATGGCCTTACGCACAATGGGTGGAACTATACTGGTATTTTTTTTCCTTATATCTGCATCAAAAAAACTGCTTATCAAATAATGATCACAAAACGGAACTTTTGCTTTCACAATGTTTTTAGCTAGTTTATAATTATTTTTCTCTTCACTGCTTATGTCAATAGCCAGATCACAGCGGTCCATTATCTGCATATTGTCAATACTTACAATGGGAAGTTTATGCGTTTTTGCATAGAAAAAACTGAAGCTCTCAAAATCACTGATCACAAAGTCTGCCACAAATAAGCGCTCTATCTCCAGTTTTTTATAAGTATTGTGAATCAAATTTTTAGCTGCAGATTTCAGATTACTCAAAAATGTTGCACTTTTAGAAACCTTCGCATTTTTATAAGCAAAATGAAATCCTTTAATTTCGATAACCTTTCCAGGGAAACTTTTATCCAAAAACTGAAAAGCTCTTCCGCTCGACACGATACATAATTCATGTCCCTTCCCGAGGAGATGGTCGATTACAACCTTACTGCGTGTTGCGTGTCCCATGCCTTCTCCAGGCACTCCATAAAGTATATTCATATATCCGTTTAACTGCTTTTAATTAGTCTTTATTGGTACTCTTTTAAT is a genomic window of Sphingobacteriaceae bacterium containing:
- a CDS encoding UDP-glucuronosyltransferase → MNILYGVPGEGMGHATRSKVVIDHLLGKGHELCIVSSGRAFQFLDKSFPGKVIEIKGFHFAYKNAKVSKSATFLSNLKSAAKNLIHNTYKKLEIERLFVADFVISDFESFSFFYAKTHKLPIVSIDNMQIMDRCDLAIDISSEEKNNYKLAKNIVKAKVPFCDHYLISSFFDADIRKKNTSIVPPIVRKAIQQEKTSEGNHILMYQTSSSLKTVREILHKIPSEVFYVYGMNQDETDGNVVFKSFSEQGFISDLASAKAVVANGGFSFISEAVYLKKPIYSFPIQNQFEQWMNAAYIERLGYGRHFKDLHPDNLKAFLFDLPLFKKNLSSYHQSANDLLFANLDRLLQKIK